GCTGAAATACCCAAGCCATTTTGTAGTTTTCTAATCATGTTGATCGATAGAGCACGCTTCTTGTTTAATATTTCCGATACTCTTGCTCTTGATCCCAAAAATGGAATTAAATCCTTGCGGGAAAGACCCTGGCTTTCCATTTGGTGAATGATAGCTTCAACTGGCTCAGGAGGTAAAATAGGATAATGTTTTTCCTCGTATGCCTCAATTAAGGTAACAAGCACATCAAGGCTGTCCCCGTCAGGTGTATCTATTTTTGCGTGCATTAAATTTTCAACTGCTTGCAATGCTTCAGTGTAATCAGTTTTTGTTTTGATAGGTTTAATATTCATGGTTTCACCTCAAATAGTTGTTGCGTCAATTTTGTCATATTCTTTGTGGCTACCCACAAAACGAATATAAACAACACCAAAATCATAATTGACTGCTGCCACGAGACGGTATGTATTTCCTTTAATATTGAAAACCACACGATTATTGGCAACAAAGCTAGCATTTCTATAATCAGTTTTTATATCACTTGGAATTTTCCAGTCCGCTAATTTTGCTTTTGCGTGCCAAGCCTTTAATGACTGTTCGGCATCTGAATAAACTCCCCAAAACTCTCTCAATATTTTTTTCGAAATTATTCTCATATACAAGAATATAGCGCATTACCATTTTGGGATCAAGTTTTTATTTTTACTTTGGATTTAGGAGGTTATTTTTGAGGCGCTAACGATTGAGCTGAGGGGCCGGACGTCTTGAACCCGAGACCTCAGATAAAAGTTTTTATTTTCTTAAACCACATACTTCCGAAAAAGTGCGCAGTACGCCCGGTCCCACTCAAGCGACAGGTTAGCTTTCAATGTCGCTAAGGTGTTGCTCAATTGACTCAGGGTCTTGTAAGCGCCATCCTTTAAAATGGTAGACTCGCTTGGTAACACGCCGCCCTCCCGCACCAACACCCACAGAGGCTGTCTGGCTTGCTTGGTTAACGGACAACCCAACTTTTCCTTTACCTGATGTGTCGTAAAACTCCTCTATTTCCACTTCTTCCGCATTGTCGATACGTCGAGCAATAGCAAGTTCCTGTTCAATTCGTGCTTGTTGCTGTGCGAATTGCATCTGGAGTGTCTGCTTAGCCACTTCCTCTTCGAGTTGTTCCAGACCTTTGTCCGAAGCGTTCGCAATAGACGTTGCTGCTTTTTCAGCCCCCTCAGCAATAAGCCACGAAACTGGACTAGTATACTTTAAAGCTGTTTTTGTTGCATCCCAAATCGACATACTCCTCCTTCTTTCTTGCCCCAACGGTAAGCTCACCTGCCGCGCGAATAGCCTCCGAAAAAATCGATGAGCTGCTCGCGGTGTCGGGTAGCCTGGGGCTGTTTCCAGCCCCAGGCCCCCTAAAAACCGTACGTGAGACTTTCACCTCATACGGCTCAAGCATTGATAAAGTTCTTTTCAAAACCCGGCAGTATCGGTTTACACCTCTACTGCCTTCTCGATACGTGCTTGTAAACGATTTACTTTGTTCGGCAAAGCCTCCCAAAGCTCTCCAGGCCGTCAATGACATAACAG
The nucleotide sequence above comes from Desulforapulum autotrophicum HRM2. Encoded proteins:
- a CDS encoding helix-turn-helix domain-containing protein — protein: MNIKPIKTKTDYTEALQAVENLMHAKIDTPDGDSLDVLVTLIEAYEEKHYPILPPEPVEAIIHQMESQGLSRKDLIPFLGSRARVSEILNKKRALSINMIRKLQNGLGISAEILIKPYNLRTT
- a CDS encoding type II toxin-antitoxin system HigB family toxin, with protein sequence MRIISKKILREFWGVYSDAEQSLKAWHAKAKLADWKIPSDIKTDYRNASFVANNRVVFNIKGNTYRLVAAVNYDFGVVYIRFVGSHKEYDKIDATTI